The nucleotide sequence TAGTAAAAAGCAAAGTGCTTAAAGATTTCGATATCAAACAAGAGGTGCTTGTAGCTGATTTGCATTGGGAAGTAATTTTAGAACAAGTACAAGACCATAAAGTGGTATATAAGGAAATCTCTAAATACCCCGAAGTACGTCGTGACTTAGCTCTTTTGCTCGATGAGAAAGTAACCTTTGCCGACCTTTACGAAAAGGCATATGCTACCGAGAAAAACCTCTTAAAACACGTAAATCTTTTTGATGTGTACCAAGGCGACAAACTACCCGAAGGCAAGAAGAGCTATGCCCTCAGTTTTGTACTTCAAGACAACAATAAAACTCTTACCGATAAACAAATCGACAAAACGATGCAACACCTCCAAGATGCTTTTGAAAAGCAATTTGGCGCAGCATTAAGAGAGTAAAAAATAAGACGGCGTAAAAAAGCCGTCTTATTTTGTTATGCTCCTTAGTCTTATTTTGTTATGCTCCTTAATAGTGTTTAGTTCTCAAATTAAGACTATTGTTATAGAACAAAATTAGAATTATTTTGTGATATTTGTAACAAATCACAACTTTTTCATAACTACTTATGTTACACTAATTTCTAAAACTAAATCTCATTAAAATATTGGTAATCAACGATAATATAGTGTCTATACCTCTTGTTTCTTACCTCCTATCTCTTATCTCTTATCTCTCATTTCTCACCTCTTATTCTATCAGAGACTTTTGCAGTTTTAAAAAATAGTTGTACTTTTGCACCCGCTTTGGATAATTAAGTCCAAACCTCTAAGTCCTATGGACTAATCTCTAAGGACTAACAACAAGTAAACAAATAAACAAATATATAGTATTGTAAATTATGCCAACAATTTCACAATTAGTACGAAAAGGAAGGACCAGAATTACCAAGAAGAGTAAATCGGTTGCTTTGGATTCGTGCCCACAACGCCGAGGTGTATGTACACGTGTGTACACCACAACGCCTAAAAAGCCGAACTCAGCTATGCGTAAAGTAGCTCGTGTTCGCTTGACTAATGGCAATGAGGTGAACGCTTACATACCTGGTGAAGGTCACAACCTCCAAGAACACTCGATAGTATTGGTACGAGGCGGAAGGGTAAAAGATTTACCAGGTGTTAGATACCACATTGTTCGTGGTGCTCTCGATACGGCTGGTGTAGCAGGTAGAACGCAACGCCGTTCTAAATACGGTGCAAAACGCCCTAAACCAGGACAAGCAGCTCCCGCCGACAAAAAGAAAAAGTAATTTAACACACAAAATCTTTTAACTGAAAAGAAATGAGAAAAAGACAGGCTAAAAAACGCCCCCTTTTACCAGACCCTAAGTTTAACGACCAATTGGTTACGCGTTTCGTGAATAACCTTATGTGGGACGGTAAAAAGTCAGTGGCTTTTAAAGTATTCTACGACGCAATTGATATCGTAGAACAAAAGAAGAATAACGACGAAAAGTCGGCATTAGATGTTTGGAAAGACGCTCTTAGCAATGTGATGCCTCACGTTGAGGTGCGTTCACGTCGCGTGGGTGGTGCTACCTTCCAAATTCCTATGCAAATCCGCCCAGACCGTAAAGTGTCTATGGCGATGAAATGGCTCATCGGTTTCGCTCGTAAACGCAATGAGAAATCAATGGCTCAGAAATTGGCTGCCGAAATTATCGCTGCCTCTAAAGAAGAAGGTGCTGCTGTGAAGAAAAAAATGGATACGCACCGTATGGCTGAAGCTAACAAAGCATTCTCACACTTTAGATTTTAATTAACACGATGAGTAGAGATTTAAAATATACAAGAAACATAGGTATTGCCGCGCATATCGATGCCGGTAAAACTACAACTACTGAACGTATCCTTTTCTATACTGGTAAAACGCACAAAATCGGTGAAGTACACGATGGTGCTTCTACTATGGACTGGATGGAACAAGAAGCTGAACGCGGTATCACTATCCAATCAGCAGCGACAACTTGTAAATGGAACTTTCCTACCGAAAATGGTAAACCTACCGCCGATGCTAAAGAGTATCACTTCAACATTATCGATACCCCAGGTCACGTCGATTTTACCGTTGAGGTAAACCGTTCCTTACGTGTACTCGACGGCTTAGTATTCCTTTTCTCTGCCGTTGATGGGGTAGAACCTCAATCGGAAACCAACTGGCGTTTGGCTGATAACTACAAAGTACCTCGTATTGGGTTTGTAAACAAAATGGACCGTCAAGGAGCTAACTTCCTCAACGTTTGCAACCAGGTAAAGGATATGCTAAAATCTAACGCTGTGCCTATCGTATTGCCTATCGGTGACGAGGCTGACTTTAAAGGCGTTGTAGATTTGATTAAAAATCGCGCCATCGTATGGCACGAAGAAAACTCAGGTTCTACTTTCGATATAGTAGAAATTCCTGCTGATATGAAAGAGGATGTAGCCAAATATCGCGCTCAATTAATTGAAGAAGTAGCGGGCTATGACGAAGGATTACTTGAGAAATTTATGGAAGATGAAAGCTCAATTACTGAAGACGAAATCCATAAGGCATTGCGCGCAGCAGTAATGGATATGGCTATCATTCCTATGGTATGCGGTTCATCATTTAAAAATAAAGGGGTACAATTTATGCTTGATGCGGTATGTCGTTATTTGCCATCACCGCTTGATAAAGAAGCTATTGAGGGTACTAATCCTGAAACAGGTGAGCCTGCACTCCGCAAGCCAGCCGTTGACGCTCCTTTTGCAGCCTTGGCATTCAAGATTGCTACTGACCCTTACGTAGGTCGTTTAGCATTCTTCCGCGCTTATTCTGGTCACCTCGATGCAGGTTCTTATGTGTTGAACACTCGTTCAAACAACAAAGAGCGTATCTCTCGTATCTACCAGATGCACGCTAATAAACAAAACCCTATCGAATATATTGAAGCTGGTGATATAGGGGCTGCAGTAGGTTTTAAAGATATCAAAACGGGTGATACCCTTTGCGATGAGAAATATCCTATCGTACTCGAAAGTATGGTATTCCCTGATCCAGTAATCGGTATCGCTGTAGAGCCTAAAACAAAAGCCGACGTTGATAAATTAGGTATGGCTTTAGCTAAACTCGCTGAAGAAGACCCAACCTTCCAAGTAAAAACGGACCAAGCCTCTGGGCAAACTATCATTTCTGGTATGGGTGAGTTACACTTGGATATCATTGTAGACCGTCTCAAACGTGAGTTCAAAGTAGAAGTAAACCAAGGACAACCTCAAGTAGAGTATAAAGAGGCTATCACTGCTAAAGCTGACCACCGCGAAGTTTACAAAAAGCAAACAGGTGGACGTGGTAAATTTGCCGACATCGTATTCCGTATGGAACCAGCCGAAGAAGGCAAAGTAGGTCTTGAGTTCGTAAACGAAATCAAAGGTGGTAACATTCCTAAAGAGTATATCCCATCAGTTGAAAAAGGTTTCAAAGAAGCAATGAAAAATGGACCTTTGGCAGGATTCGAAATGGATGCGATGAAGATTGTTCTTATCGATGGTTCATTCCACCCTGTCGATTCAGACTCATTGTCATTCGAGTTGGCAGCCAAATTGGGGTACAAAGAAGCTGCTCGTGCTGCAAAAGCTGTATTGATGGAGCCTATTATGAAATTGGAAGTTATTACTCCAGAGGAAAATATGGGTGATATCGTAGGAGACTTGAACCGCCGTCGTGGTCAAGTAAACAATATGGACGACCGTAACGGTGCCAAAGTAATTAAAGCATTTGTTCCACTATCTGAAATGTTCGGTTATGTAACAGCGCTTCGCACTCTTTCATCAGGTCGTGCTACTTCTACAATGGAGTTCTCTCATTATGCTGAAACTCCTTCAAACATTGCAGACGAAGTAATTAAAAATGCCAGAGGCAACTAATTTATTGAAAAAATGGGTAATCAACAAAAAATAAGAATAAAGTTAAAATCTTACGACCATAACTTGGTAGATAAATCTGCTGAGAAAATCGTAAAAACAGTAAAAGCAACAGGTGCAGTAGTTACAGGTCCTATTCCATTACCTATACACAAGAAAATCTTTACTGTGTTGCGCTCACCTCACGTAAATAAAAAAGCACGTGAACAGTTCCAATTGAGCTCTCATAAGCGTCTTTTAGATATCTATAGCTCTTCATCAAAAACTATTGATGCTTTGATGAAATTGGAATTGCCAAGTGGTGTAGAAGTAGAAATCAAAGTTTGATAACTTTACTAAAATGTCCCGAAACTGTGGGTTAGGGAAAAACGGATAAAAATGATTCAGGGTTAAAAAGCCTCGGGCATTTTTTGACCCTGAAATATTTCTACACCTTAGGGAATAGGTTTTACTCCTAACACCTAAAAACAAGTAATAACTTAATAACAAATATTTAATTTTATGTCTGGGTTAATCGGAAAAAAAGTAGGAATGACCAGTATTTTTGATGAGAACGGAAAAAATATTCCTTGTACCATCATCGAAGCAGGTCCTTGCGTAGTTACCCAAGTCAGAACCAAAGAGGTTGATGGCTATGATGCTCTTCAACTTGGTTTCGATGACAAAGCAGAAAAACGTGCTACCAAAGCAGAGCTTGGTCACTTCAAAAAAGCAGGTACTTCTGTAAAGAAAAAAGTTGTTGAATTCCAAGGTTTTGAAGACAATTACAAATTAGGTGATACTATCACCGTAGATTTCTTCACCGAAGGAGAGTTTGTGGATATCACAGGCGTTTCTAAAGGTAAAGGTTTCCAAGGGGTGGTACGTCGCCACGGTTTTGGCGGAGTAGGTCAAACTACTCACGGTCAGCACAACCGCCTCAGGGCACCAGGTTCAGTAGGTGCTTCGTCTTACCCTTCTCGCGTATTCAAAGGTATGCGTATGGCTGGACGTATGGGAGCTGAAAAGGTAACAGTACAAAACTTGAAAGTATTGAAAGTGGTTGCTGAGAAAAATCTTTTAGTCGTAAAAGGTTGTATTCCAGGTCACAAAAATGCTTACGTAACTATTCACAAATAATGGAAGTAGCAGTATTAAACATACAAGGAAAAGAAACAGGTAGAAAGGTAACCCTTTCTGATGCTGTGTTCGGTATTGAGCCTAACAATCACGTAGTATACTTAGATGTTAAACGCTATTTAGCTAACAAACGTCAAGGTACTCACAAGGCTAAAGAAAGAAACGAAGTTGCTGGAAGTACTCGCAAAATCAAAAAACAAAAAGGTACTGGTACAGCTCGTGCAGGTAGCGTAAAATCTCCTGTATTTGTGGGTGGTGGACGCATATTCGGTCCTCGTCCTAAAGACTATACACAAAAACTTACTAAAAACGTAAAACGCTTGGCTCGCCGTTCTGCCCTCAGCGCTAAAGTGCAAAACCAAGCCCTCGTTGTAGTTGAAGATTTGAATTTCGACGCTCCAAAAACTAAAGATTTCACCGCAGTTGTAAAATCTTTGGGCTTAGAAAATAAAAAATCACTTTTTGTGTTGCCAAATACAAATAATAACGTATATTTGTCCTCTCGTAATGTACCTACTTCAAGCGTAGTAACTGCTTCAGAATTAAACACTTATCAATTAGTGAACGCTTCAAATGTAGTACTTACTGAGAGCTCAGTAGCAGTTTTAGAGTCAATTTTAACAAAATAAGAAGAAAATGAGCGTATTAATTAAACCTGTAAATACAGAAAAAGCAAACGAAAATAGCGAGTTGAGAAACTGCTATACATTCGTAGTAGCTAAGGACGCTAACAAGATTCAAATCAAAAATGAAGTTGAAGCTACTTATGGCGTTAAAGTGAAATCCCTACGTACCCTTAACTACGGCCCTAAACGATCTACTCGTTATACAAAAACAGGCTTGCAAATGGCTAAAACCAACGCTGTGAAAAAAGCAGTAGTGCAAGTAGAAGATGGAACTATAGATTTTTATAGTAATATATAAGTATTTAACAAATAGACAAAAATGTCAGTTAGAAAATTAAAACCGATTACCCCTGGTCAGCGTTTTAGAGTAGTAAACGAATTCGACACCATTACTACTGATAAGCCGGAAAAGAGCTTGCTCGTTCCGTTGAAAAAGACCGGTGGTAGAAACAATCAAGGAAAAATGACCATGCGTTACATTGGTGGTGGTCATAAGAAAAAGTACCGTATCATCGACTTCAAACGAAACAAATTCGGCGTAGACGCCAAAGTAGTTTCTATCGAGTACGACCCAAACAGAACAGCGTTTATTGCTCTCGTTCAATATACCGACGGTGAAAAGCGTTACATCATCGCTCCCGCTGGTTTGAAAGTAGATCAAGTAATCGTTTCAGGTCAAGAAAACATCGCCCCTGAAATCGGTAACGCAATGCCGCTCTCTCAAATCCCTCTCGGTACTGTAATTTCTTGTATTGAATTGCGCCCTGGACAAGGAGCTAACATCGCTCGTTCTGCAGGAACTTTTGCTCAACTAATGGCAAAAGATGGTAAGTATGCTACTGTAAAGCTACCTTCAGGTGAAACTCGTATGATCCTCCTCACTTGCCTCGCAACCATAGGAGCCGTATCAAACTCTGATCACCAATTGGTACTTTCAGGTAAAGCAGGTCGCTCACGCTGGTTAGGACGCCGTCCTCGTACCCGTGCAGTAGTTATGAACCCTGTCGATCACCCAATGGGTGGTGGTGAAGGTCGTGCTACCGGTGGTCACCCACGCTCACGTAAAGGTATCCCAGCGAAAGGTTATAGAACTCGTTCTAAAACCAAAGCAAGTAATAAGTATATTGTAGAACGCAGAAAAAAATAAGAGACTAACAAATGGCACGTTCATTAAAAAAAGGACCTTACGTTCACTATAGCTTGGAAAAGAAAATCCAACAAAATATACAGTCTGGTAAGAAAAACGTTATCAAAACTTGGTCACGCGCTTCTATGATTACTCCAGACTTCGTTGGCCAAACTATTGCAGTTCACAACGGTCGTCAGTTTGTCCCTGTATACATCACTGAAAATATGGTGGGACATAAATTAGGAGAATTTTCACCTACTCGTTCCTTCCGTGGACACGCAGGTGCAAAAAATAAAGGTAAAAAATAATTAAGGCTATGGGAGTTAGAAAAAAATTAAGAGCAGACGAAATTAAAGAAGCTAAAAAAAGCTTGGCTTTCGCGAAGTTAAATAACTGCCCTACTTCTCCTCGAAAAATGCGCTTAGTAGCGGATTTAGTACGTGGACAGCAAGTAGACAAAGCCTTGGCTATTTTGAAATTCAACCAAAAAGAAGCAGCCGCTCGTTTAGAAAAATTGTTGCTTTCAGCTATCGCTAACTGGCAAGCTAAAAACGAGGACGCTAACTTGGAAGAAGCAGGAGTATTCATCAAAGAAATCCGCGTGGACGGTGGCGCTATTCTTAAACGCTTACGCCCAGCTCCACAAGGAAGAGCACACAGAATTAGAAAACGCTCTAACCACATAACTTTGGTGCTTGGAGCTAAAAATTTTAACACAGAAAGCTAAGATAAACTATGGGACAAAAGACAAATCCAATCGGAAATCGCCTAGGAATTATCAGAGGATGGGAGTCTAACTGGTATGGAGGCAATGATTACGGAGATAAACTCGCTGAAGACGATAAAATCAGAAAATATGTTCTCGCTCGTTTATCTAAAGCTAGTGTTGCTCACGTGATTATCGAACGTACTTTCAAACTTGTAACCGTTACTATCACCACCGCTCGCCCTGGTATCATCATCGGTAAAGGCGGTCAGGAGGTAGACAAGTTGAAAGAAGAACTTAAGAAAATCACCGGTAAAGACATCCAAATTAACATTTTTGAAATCAAACGCCCTGAACTTGATGCTGCTCTCGTAGCTGCAAGCATCGCTCGCCAAATCGAAGGTCGTGTTTCTTACAAACGCGCTATCAAAATGGCTATCGCTTCTGCTATGCGTATGAACGCCGAAGGTATCAAGGTAATGATTTCAGGTCGTTTGAATGGAGCTGAAATGGCTCGTTCCGAAAGCTTTAAAGAAGGTCGTATCCCTCTTTCAACCTTTAGAGCTGATATCGATTACGCTATTGACGAAGCTCACACTACATACGGTCGTATGGGAATCAAAGTGTGGATTATGAAAGGCGAAATCTATGGTAAAAGAGAACTATCACCACTCGTAGGTATGACTAAAAAAGCCACTGGTGGAAATTTCTCTGGTAAATCAACTGACAAGCCTACTGGTGCACCCAAAAGAGCGCGTCGCAAAAAGT is from Capnocytophaga ochracea DSM 7271 and encodes:
- the rplC gene encoding 50S ribosomal protein L3; the protein is MSGLIGKKVGMTSIFDENGKNIPCTIIEAGPCVVTQVRTKEVDGYDALQLGFDDKAEKRATKAELGHFKKAGTSVKKKVVEFQGFEDNYKLGDTITVDFFTEGEFVDITGVSKGKGFQGVVRRHGFGGVGQTTHGQHNRLRAPGSVGASSYPSRVFKGMRMAGRMGAEKVTVQNLKVLKVVAEKNLLVVKGCIPGHKNAYVTIHK
- the rpsG gene encoding 30S ribosomal protein S7; its protein translation is MRKRQAKKRPLLPDPKFNDQLVTRFVNNLMWDGKKSVAFKVFYDAIDIVEQKKNNDEKSALDVWKDALSNVMPHVEVRSRRVGGATFQIPMQIRPDRKVSMAMKWLIGFARKRNEKSMAQKLAAEIIAASKEEGAAVKKKMDTHRMAEANKAFSHFRF
- the rplB gene encoding 50S ribosomal protein L2; this translates as MSVRKLKPITPGQRFRVVNEFDTITTDKPEKSLLVPLKKTGGRNNQGKMTMRYIGGGHKKKYRIIDFKRNKFGVDAKVVSIEYDPNRTAFIALVQYTDGEKRYIIAPAGLKVDQVIVSGQENIAPEIGNAMPLSQIPLGTVISCIELRPGQGANIARSAGTFAQLMAKDGKYATVKLPSGETRMILLTCLATIGAVSNSDHQLVLSGKAGRSRWLGRRPRTRAVVMNPVDHPMGGGEGRATGGHPRSRKGIPAKGYRTRSKTKASNKYIVERRKK
- the rpsS gene encoding 30S ribosomal protein S19: MARSLKKGPYVHYSLEKKIQQNIQSGKKNVIKTWSRASMITPDFVGQTIAVHNGRQFVPVYITENMVGHKLGEFSPTRSFRGHAGAKNKGKK
- the fusA gene encoding elongation factor G produces the protein MSRDLKYTRNIGIAAHIDAGKTTTTERILFYTGKTHKIGEVHDGASTMDWMEQEAERGITIQSAATTCKWNFPTENGKPTADAKEYHFNIIDTPGHVDFTVEVNRSLRVLDGLVFLFSAVDGVEPQSETNWRLADNYKVPRIGFVNKMDRQGANFLNVCNQVKDMLKSNAVPIVLPIGDEADFKGVVDLIKNRAIVWHEENSGSTFDIVEIPADMKEDVAKYRAQLIEEVAGYDEGLLEKFMEDESSITEDEIHKALRAAVMDMAIIPMVCGSSFKNKGVQFMLDAVCRYLPSPLDKEAIEGTNPETGEPALRKPAVDAPFAALAFKIATDPYVGRLAFFRAYSGHLDAGSYVLNTRSNNKERISRIYQMHANKQNPIEYIEAGDIGAAVGFKDIKTGDTLCDEKYPIVLESMVFPDPVIGIAVEPKTKADVDKLGMALAKLAEEDPTFQVKTDQASGQTIISGMGELHLDIIVDRLKREFKVEVNQGQPQVEYKEAITAKADHREVYKKQTGGRGKFADIVFRMEPAEEGKVGLEFVNEIKGGNIPKEYIPSVEKGFKEAMKNGPLAGFEMDAMKIVLIDGSFHPVDSDSLSFELAAKLGYKEAARAAKAVLMEPIMKLEVITPEENMGDIVGDLNRRRGQVNNMDDRNGAKVIKAFVPLSEMFGYVTALRTLSSGRATSTMEFSHYAETPSNIADEVIKNARGN
- the rplD gene encoding 50S ribosomal protein L4, which codes for MEVAVLNIQGKETGRKVTLSDAVFGIEPNNHVVYLDVKRYLANKRQGTHKAKERNEVAGSTRKIKKQKGTGTARAGSVKSPVFVGGGRIFGPRPKDYTQKLTKNVKRLARRSALSAKVQNQALVVVEDLNFDAPKTKDFTAVVKSLGLENKKSLFVLPNTNNNVYLSSRNVPTSSVVTASELNTYQLVNASNVVLTESSVAVLESILTK
- the rpsL gene encoding 30S ribosomal protein S12, with the protein product MPTISQLVRKGRTRITKKSKSVALDSCPQRRGVCTRVYTTTPKKPNSAMRKVARVRLTNGNEVNAYIPGEGHNLQEHSIVLVRGGRVKDLPGVRYHIVRGALDTAGVAGRTQRRSKYGAKRPKPGQAAPADKKKK
- the rplV gene encoding 50S ribosomal protein L22, which produces MGVRKKLRADEIKEAKKSLAFAKLNNCPTSPRKMRLVADLVRGQQVDKALAILKFNQKEAAARLEKLLLSAIANWQAKNEDANLEEAGVFIKEIRVDGGAILKRLRPAPQGRAHRIRKRSNHITLVLGAKNFNTES
- the rplW gene encoding 50S ribosomal protein L23, with product MSVLIKPVNTEKANENSELRNCYTFVVAKDANKIQIKNEVEATYGVKVKSLRTLNYGPKRSTRYTKTGLQMAKTNAVKKAVVQVEDGTIDFYSNI
- the rpsC gene encoding 30S ribosomal protein S3; the encoded protein is MGQKTNPIGNRLGIIRGWESNWYGGNDYGDKLAEDDKIRKYVLARLSKASVAHVIIERTFKLVTVTITTARPGIIIGKGGQEVDKLKEELKKITGKDIQINIFEIKRPELDAALVAASIARQIEGRVSYKRAIKMAIASAMRMNAEGIKVMISGRLNGAEMARSESFKEGRIPLSTFRADIDYAIDEAHTTYGRMGIKVWIMKGEIYGKRELSPLVGMTKKATGGNFSGKSTDKPTGAPKRARRKK
- the rpsJ gene encoding 30S ribosomal protein S10; its protein translation is MGNQQKIRIKLKSYDHNLVDKSAEKIVKTVKATGAVVTGPIPLPIHKKIFTVLRSPHVNKKAREQFQLSSHKRLLDIYSSSSKTIDALMKLELPSGVEVEIKV